A region of Geobacillus sp. 46C-IIa DNA encodes the following proteins:
- a CDS encoding molybdopterin oxidoreductase family protein, whose translation MTNELLRYFRAKEKERASETAAATQCPFCSVQCTLQLVEEQIVERRRYKAIPTDNPTSHGRLCLKGMHAHQHALHPERLLFPLAKVNGRFVRVSWDEALAMIAERIVSIQNEDGADAFAVYGGGSLTNEEAYLLGKFARVALGTRHIDYNGRFCMSAAAAAMNDAFGLDRGLTNPLSDIPLAQTIILVGTNIAECQPTLMPYFYEAKKNGAFMIVVDPRETRTAELADLHLRIKPGTDAALADGLAKVLLEEGYVNETFVRERTAGFAEWNQHIATVDIDEVARVTDVPAEKIRLAARKYGEAAEAIVFTARGLEQQADGYVAVRSWINVVLATGKIGRPGSGFGSITGQGNGQGGREHGQKADQLPGYRSIEHPQHRQYIASVWGVSPDELPRKGVSAYEMMKKIDAGEITGLFVMGSNPVVSSPNATFVAEALQKLKFLVVADLFLSETAELADLVLPVSSYLEDEGTVTNVEGRVCWRPAARKRPGEVKHDWEILCALAHKLGKGQYFSFASAEDIFNELRLASRGGKADYYGVTYERLRRERVYWPCPEVSHPGTPRLFTDRFAHSDGKARFAVFPSGVEKEETDELYPLYLTTGRVLAHYLSGTQTRRSPALAARQPEAIMDIHPETAKRYRIGPGMLVRIETRRGTAVVRSRYNDQVRADTIFVPFHWSGLQQINNVTADELDPYCWMPAFKRCAARVRPIVDLGRN comes from the coding sequence ATGACGAATGAGTTGTTGCGCTATTTTCGGGCGAAGGAAAAAGAGAGAGCATCGGAAACGGCCGCGGCTACGCAATGCCCGTTTTGCAGCGTCCAATGCACGCTTCAGCTTGTTGAAGAACAGATTGTGGAACGGCGCCGCTACAAGGCGATCCCGACCGATAACCCAACATCGCACGGCCGCCTTTGCCTAAAAGGGATGCACGCCCATCAGCATGCTCTCCACCCGGAGCGGCTTCTGTTTCCGCTTGCCAAGGTGAACGGCCGGTTTGTGCGGGTGAGCTGGGACGAGGCACTTGCCATGATCGCAGAGCGAATCGTTTCCATTCAAAACGAAGACGGGGCGGATGCATTTGCCGTCTACGGCGGTGGGTCACTGACGAATGAAGAGGCATATTTGCTTGGGAAATTCGCCCGCGTGGCACTCGGGACGAGGCATATTGACTACAACGGCCGCTTTTGTATGTCGGCGGCTGCCGCGGCGATGAACGATGCGTTTGGGCTTGATCGGGGGTTGACAAACCCGCTGTCCGATATTCCGCTGGCTCAGACGATCATTTTGGTTGGGACCAATATCGCCGAATGCCAACCGACATTGATGCCATATTTTTACGAGGCGAAGAAAAACGGCGCCTTTATGATTGTCGTGGATCCGCGGGAAACGAGGACAGCGGAGTTGGCTGACTTGCATCTGCGGATCAAACCAGGAACCGATGCGGCGTTGGCCGACGGATTGGCAAAAGTGCTCCTTGAGGAAGGATATGTCAATGAAACGTTCGTGCGCGAACGGACAGCCGGGTTTGCCGAATGGAACCAGCATATCGCAACAGTAGATATTGACGAGGTCGCCCGCGTGACCGATGTACCGGCCGAGAAAATCCGCTTAGCGGCAAGGAAGTACGGGGAAGCGGCCGAAGCGATCGTGTTCACCGCCCGTGGCCTTGAACAGCAGGCCGACGGGTATGTGGCTGTAAGAAGTTGGATTAATGTTGTGTTGGCTACAGGGAAAATCGGCCGCCCTGGTTCAGGGTTTGGCTCCATCACCGGGCAAGGGAATGGGCAAGGTGGACGCGAGCATGGGCAAAAAGCCGACCAACTGCCTGGCTACCGGAGCATTGAACATCCACAACATCGCCAATATATCGCGAGCGTATGGGGCGTTTCGCCGGATGAGCTGCCGCGAAAAGGGGTGTCGGCGTATGAAATGATGAAAAAAATCGATGCGGGCGAGATTACCGGGCTGTTTGTCATGGGGTCGAACCCGGTTGTCTCGAGTCCGAACGCCACATTTGTCGCCGAGGCGCTGCAAAAACTGAAGTTTCTTGTGGTCGCTGACTTGTTTTTGTCAGAAACGGCCGAGCTGGCCGATCTTGTGTTGCCTGTTTCATCGTATTTGGAAGATGAAGGGACAGTGACGAATGTCGAAGGGCGGGTATGCTGGCGGCCGGCAGCGCGGAAACGGCCTGGGGAAGTGAAGCATGATTGGGAAATTTTATGCGCACTCGCTCACAAGCTTGGCAAAGGCCAGTACTTCTCCTTCGCCTCGGCTGAAGACATTTTTAACGAACTTCGGCTCGCCAGTCGCGGCGGCAAGGCGGATTATTACGGAGTGACGTATGAGCGGCTGCGGCGCGAACGTGTTTACTGGCCGTGTCCAGAAGTGTCGCACCCCGGCACTCCAAGGTTATTCACGGATCGATTCGCCCACTCGGATGGAAAGGCGCGGTTTGCTGTTTTCCCATCTGGAGTGGAAAAAGAGGAGACGGATGAATTATATCCGCTTTATTTAACGACCGGTCGGGTGCTCGCTCATTACTTAAGCGGAACGCAGACGCGGCGCAGCCCGGCGCTGGCGGCCCGGCAGCCGGAGGCAATAATGGACATTCATCCTGAGACGGCGAAGCGGTACCGGATCGGCCCGGGGATGCTTGTGCGCATTGAAACGCGGCGCGGCACGGCGGTTGTCCGCAGCCGCTATAACGACCAAGTGCGCGCGGATACGATTTTTGTTCCGTTCCATTGGAGCGGTTTGCAGCAAATTAACAACGTAACGGCCGATGAACTTGACCCTTATTGTTGGATGCCTGCGTTTAAACGGTGCGCGGCCCGGGTGCGGCCGATCGTCGATTTGGGGAGAAACTAG
- the nirB gene encoding nitrite reductase large subunit NirB, translated as MKRKLVMVGNGMAGVRCVEEILKLDREAFEMTIFGSEPHPNYNRILLSTVLQGNTSIEEITLNSWEWYKQNGIRLFAGETVTDIDHERRLVRTDRGRTVEYDELILATGSNPFILPIPGADLPGVTAFRDIKDCERMIEYAKTYKKAAVIGGGLLGLEAARGLLNLGMEVDVIHIFDYLMERQLDPTASKLLQRELEKQGMNFLLCKETAELFGNGRVEGVRFKDGTEIAADLVVMAVGIRPNVDLARKSGIAVNRGIVVNDYLETSVPHIYAVGECAEHRGVVYGLVAPLYEQGKVLAQVICGRKGRPYEGSVVSTQLKVSGVDVFSAGEFMDGEGTESIKLYDEARGMYKKVVVREGKIVGAVLFGDTSEGRKLFDMIHRGDSLESLSLSLFAPISTEGKGSLVGAMADTDVVCGCNGVTKGAICQAIAEHGLKTVAEVRDCTNASRSCGGCKGLVAELLEYMLGAEASRYATKETVCSCTDLSRDEVIEAIKEKRLTTVREVMYVLGWKNEEGCSKCRPALNYYLGMLYPGEYDEEAESLFVNERLHANIQADGTYSVVPRMYGGVTTAEQLRKIADVAEKYNVPMIKLTGGQRIDLLGVKKEDLPHVWAELGMPSGYAYAKALRTVKTCVGKQFCRFGTQDSTGLGIRMEQTFERLKTPHKVKMAVSACPRNCAESGIKDVGIVGVEGGWEIYVGGNGGTHLRAADLLCTVKTEEEVIEMTGAFLQYYRESAHYLERTSKWVERVGLEHIREVLFDVETRRGLLERLHQALATTKDPWREIVESEKLQQTLFRDIAKKEPVPVE; from the coding sequence ATTCGGCTGTTTGCTGGCGAAACGGTGACGGACATTGATCATGAGCGACGGCTCGTTCGGACTGACCGCGGGCGGACGGTCGAATATGATGAATTGATTTTGGCGACCGGCTCAAACCCGTTTATTTTGCCGATACCGGGGGCGGATTTGCCAGGGGTCACGGCGTTTCGCGATATTAAAGATTGCGAGCGGATGATCGAATATGCGAAAACGTATAAAAAAGCGGCGGTCATCGGCGGCGGTTTGCTTGGGCTGGAAGCGGCGCGCGGGCTGCTCAACTTAGGGATGGAAGTCGATGTCATCCACATTTTCGATTATTTAATGGAGCGGCAGCTTGATCCGACTGCTTCGAAGCTGCTGCAACGGGAACTCGAGAAACAAGGAATGAATTTTTTGCTTTGCAAAGAGACGGCTGAACTGTTCGGCAACGGCCGTGTCGAAGGGGTGCGGTTCAAAGACGGAACTGAAATCGCTGCTGACTTAGTCGTCATGGCGGTCGGCATCCGTCCAAACGTTGATTTAGCGCGGAAAAGCGGAATCGCGGTAAATCGGGGGATCGTCGTTAACGACTATTTAGAAACGAGCGTGCCGCACATTTACGCGGTTGGCGAGTGTGCCGAACATCGCGGTGTCGTCTATGGGTTGGTCGCTCCGCTTTATGAACAAGGGAAAGTGCTGGCACAAGTGATTTGCGGCCGGAAAGGGCGGCCGTACGAAGGGTCTGTCGTTTCGACTCAGCTCAAAGTGTCGGGCGTCGATGTGTTCTCGGCTGGTGAGTTTATGGATGGCGAAGGAACGGAGTCGATCAAACTGTACGATGAAGCGCGCGGCATGTATAAAAAAGTCGTCGTCCGCGAAGGGAAAATCGTCGGTGCGGTGCTGTTTGGCGATACGAGCGAAGGAAGAAAATTGTTCGATATGATTCACCGCGGCGATTCGCTCGAGTCGCTCTCGCTTTCGTTATTTGCGCCGATTTCGACGGAAGGAAAAGGAAGCCTTGTGGGGGCGATGGCTGACACTGATGTCGTTTGCGGCTGCAACGGGGTAACGAAAGGAGCGATTTGTCAGGCGATCGCCGAACACGGATTAAAAACGGTTGCTGAGGTGCGCGACTGCACGAACGCTTCCCGTTCGTGCGGCGGCTGCAAAGGGCTTGTCGCCGAGTTGCTCGAGTATATGCTTGGCGCAGAAGCAAGCCGGTATGCGACGAAAGAAACGGTATGCAGCTGCACGGACTTAAGCCGTGATGAAGTGATCGAAGCGATCAAGGAGAAGCGGCTGACGACCGTGAGAGAAGTGATGTACGTGCTGGGATGGAAAAACGAGGAAGGTTGTTCGAAGTGTCGACCGGCGCTCAACTATTACCTTGGTATGCTTTATCCGGGTGAGTACGACGAAGAAGCGGAATCACTGTTTGTCAACGAACGGCTGCATGCCAACATTCAGGCGGATGGCACGTACTCTGTCGTGCCGCGCATGTACGGCGGGGTGACGACAGCCGAACAGCTGCGGAAAATCGCAGACGTCGCTGAAAAGTACAACGTGCCGATGATCAAATTGACAGGCGGGCAGCGCATTGATTTGCTCGGAGTGAAAAAAGAAGATTTGCCGCACGTTTGGGCCGAGCTCGGCATGCCGTCGGGCTATGCCTACGCCAAGGCGCTGCGGACGGTGAAAACGTGCGTCGGCAAGCAGTTCTGCCGCTTCGGCACACAAGACTCGACCGGGCTCGGCATTCGGATGGAGCAAACGTTTGAACGGTTAAAAACGCCGCACAAAGTGAAAATGGCTGTTTCCGCCTGCCCGCGCAACTGTGCAGAATCCGGCATTAAAGACGTCGGGATCGTCGGCGTTGAGGGCGGCTGGGAAATTTACGTCGGCGGCAACGGCGGCACCCATTTGCGCGCGGCGGATCTGCTTTGCACGGTCAAGACGGAAGAAGAAGTAATTGAGATGACCGGTGCTTTTTTGCAATATTACCGCGAGTCGGCCCACTATTTAGAGCGGACGTCGAAATGGGTTGAGCGCGTCGGGCTTGAGCATATCCGCGAGGTGCTGTTTGATGTTGAAACGCGCCGCGGGCTGCTCGAGCGGCTTCACCAAGCTCTGGCAACGACGAAAGATCCGTGGCGGGAAATCGTCGAAAGCGAGAAGCTTCAACAAACGTTGTTCCGTGACATTGCGAAGAAAGAACCGGTTCCGGTGGAATAA
- the celB gene encoding PTS cellobiose transporter subunit IIC, whose translation MNGALFEKLSKVLVPIAGKLNNSRYLQVLRDAFMLAFPLTIFGSIAVVIANLPFLDKIMSESSLNMLKDMLGVAPNATMGVMTIFVVFGIGYYLSKSYEVEGIFGGAIALASFLLLTPFVVQIEGKEAVQGVIPLDRLGAKGMFLGMITAFVAGEIYRKVVQKNITIKMPAGVPPAVAKSFAALIPAVVTLTFFLVVNIIVTQMFKTNMHDVIYNALQAPLVGLGSGIIPTLIAIFVAQILWFFGLHGQIIINSVMDPIWNTLSLENLNAYTQTGEVPHIVSKQFIEIYTVGMGGTGMTLAVIFAILLFMKSKQMKQVAKLGLGPGIFNVNEPIIFGLPVVMNPLVIVPWILAPMVVTLVTYLAMSSGLVPPPNGVAVPWTVPILINGIMATNSLAGGLLQVVNFLIVLVIWFPFLKFIDRMNLQKEREEQAAAKNVS comes from the coding sequence ATGAACGGAGCATTATTTGAGAAATTGAGCAAAGTGCTCGTTCCGATCGCTGGGAAATTGAATAACAGCCGGTATTTGCAAGTGTTGCGTGATGCATTTATGTTGGCGTTTCCGCTAACGATTTTCGGTTCCATCGCGGTCGTCATCGCCAACTTGCCATTTTTAGATAAGATCATGAGCGAAAGCAGCCTGAATATGTTAAAAGATATGCTCGGTGTCGCTCCGAATGCAACAATGGGTGTCATGACGATTTTCGTTGTGTTTGGCATTGGCTATTATTTATCGAAAAGTTATGAAGTTGAAGGGATTTTTGGCGGCGCGATTGCTTTAGCGTCATTTCTCCTGTTGACGCCGTTTGTTGTTCAAATAGAAGGAAAAGAAGCCGTACAAGGTGTCATTCCGCTTGACCGCCTCGGAGCAAAAGGGATGTTCCTTGGCATGATTACTGCATTTGTTGCTGGGGAAATTTACCGGAAGGTTGTACAGAAAAATATTACGATTAAAATGCCGGCCGGGGTGCCACCGGCGGTTGCGAAGTCGTTTGCAGCATTAATTCCGGCGGTGGTCACCCTGACCTTTTTCCTTGTCGTCAATATTATTGTAACACAAATGTTTAAAACAAACATGCATGATGTGATTTACAACGCCTTGCAAGCCCCGCTTGTCGGTCTGGGAAGCGGCATTATCCCAACGTTGATCGCCATTTTTGTCGCACAAATTTTATGGTTTTTTGGGTTGCATGGGCAAATCATCATTAATTCCGTGATGGACCCGATTTGGAACACACTGTCGCTCGAAAACTTAAATGCGTACACACAAACAGGGGAAGTTCCGCATATCGTCAGCAAACAGTTTATTGAAATTTACACCGTCGGCATGGGCGGAACGGGGATGACGCTCGCGGTGATTTTCGCCATATTGCTCTTTATGAAGAGCAAGCAAATGAAGCAGGTAGCTAAGCTTGGGCTTGGGCCCGGAATCTTCAATGTCAATGAACCGATCATTTTTGGTTTGCCAGTAGTGATGAATCCGCTCGTCATCGTCCCGTGGATTTTAGCGCCAATGGTTGTTACGTTGGTGACCTATTTGGCGATGTCTTCAGGACTTGTGCCGCCTCCAAATGGTGTGGCGGTGCCATGGACCGTACCAATTCTTATTAACGGGATTATGGCGACAAACTCGCTAGCCGGCGGGCTGTTGCAAGTGGTCAATTTTCTCATTGTACTCGTCATCTGGTTTCCGTTCTTGAAATTTATTGACCGGATGAATTTGCAAAAGGAGAGAGAAGAACAAGCTGCTGCAAAAAACGTATCATAA
- the nirD gene encoding nitrite reductase small subunit NirD — translation MAKVEIGRMDQLPKRLGKCVRIGALELALFRTGEDRVYAVENRCPHKGGDLSQGIVSGEFVFCPLHDWKICLKDGQAQAPDEGCVKTYRVTVEDGHLYVEL, via the coding sequence ATGGCAAAAGTAGAAATTGGACGAATGGATCAGCTGCCAAAACGGCTTGGAAAATGTGTGCGCATCGGAGCGCTTGAACTTGCTCTATTCCGTACGGGTGAAGACCGGGTGTATGCGGTTGAAAACCGCTGTCCGCATAAAGGGGGCGACTTGTCACAAGGCATCGTCAGCGGAGAGTTCGTGTTTTGCCCGCTTCACGATTGGAAAATTTGCTTAAAAGACGGCCAAGCGCAGGCGCCGGATGAAGGATGTGTCAAAACGTACCGCGTGACCGTCGAGGATGGCCACTTGTATGTCGAGTTATAG
- a CDS encoding MerR family transcriptional regulator, protein MTMNPHEESYKHKKVISIGIVSELTGLSQRQIRYYEERKLVFPDRSKGIRKYSFADVEQLMRIADQREEGVSTYEIRQEMTKELRERMLKGQMNAHFRLRS, encoded by the coding sequence ATGACGATGAATCCGCATGAAGAGAGTTATAAACATAAAAAAGTCATTTCGATTGGCATTGTCAGTGAACTGACCGGATTGTCGCAGCGACAAATCCGCTATTATGAGGAGCGGAAACTCGTGTTTCCTGACCGCTCGAAAGGGATTCGCAAATATTCGTTCGCTGATGTTGAGCAGCTGATGAGAATCGCCGACCAGCGCGAGGAAGGGGTATCCACTTATGAAATTCGTCAAGAGATGACAAAAGAATTGCGTGAGCGGATGCTGAAGGGGCAAATGAATGCCCATTTTCGGCTGCGTTCGTAA
- a CDS encoding Fur-regulated basic protein FbpA: protein MGKWMRSAIQRQKQFYIQQLMQSGLVGDHERLEQWTLAELRREYERFNPAYSMEGGSRYGQTSSRAGEAHH, encoded by the coding sequence ATGGGAAAATGGATGCGAAGCGCCATACAGCGGCAAAAACAGTTTTATATTCAACAACTCATGCAGTCCGGCTTGGTTGGCGACCACGAACGGCTCGAGCAATGGACGTTGGCCGAACTGCGCCGCGAATACGAACGATTCAATCCCGCTTACAGCATGGAAGGAGGAAGCCGGTATGGACAAACAAGCTCTCGAGCTGGCGAAGCGCATCATTGA
- a CDS encoding glycoside hydrolase family 1 protein: protein MEQQSKQPITYRFPAGFWWGSAASATQMEGAANEGGKGKNIWDYWYEKEPYRFFNGVGPATTSDFYHRYKEDIALMKEIGHNSFRFSISWSRLIPDGVGEVNPEAVRFYNAVIDELLVNRIEPFVNLYHFDMPLALQHIGGWESREVVDAYARYASICFELFGDRVKKWFTHNEPIVPVEGGYLYDFHYPNIVDFRRAVQVAYHTVIAHAKAVAAFRKAAIPGGQIGIILNLTPSYPRSQHPADVKAAHIADLLFNRSFLDPAVKGEYPQDLIELLDEHGFLPMTEAGDRERIKENTVDLLGINYYQPRRVKAKEHLPNPDAPFLPERFFDYYAMPGRKMNPYRGWEIYEKGIYDILINLKENYGNIECFISENGMGVEGEERFRDENGMIHDDYRIAFIREHLQWVHRALEEGVNVKGYHLWTFMDNWSWTNAYKNRYGLVAVDLDNGLKRTIKKSGYWFKTVAENNGF from the coding sequence ATGGAACAACAATCGAAGCAGCCAATCACGTACCGCTTCCCTGCTGGGTTTTGGTGGGGGAGCGCAGCGTCCGCGACGCAAATGGAAGGGGCAGCCAACGAGGGCGGTAAAGGGAAAAATATTTGGGATTATTGGTATGAGAAGGAGCCGTACCGCTTTTTTAACGGTGTTGGCCCGGCGACTACATCAGATTTTTATCACCGCTACAAAGAGGATATTGCTTTGATGAAGGAGATCGGGCATAATTCATTCCGGTTTTCGATTTCATGGTCACGCTTGATTCCGGATGGAGTCGGTGAGGTCAATCCAGAGGCTGTACGATTCTACAATGCGGTCATTGATGAACTGTTGGTGAATAGGATCGAGCCATTTGTTAATTTGTACCATTTTGATATGCCGTTAGCACTGCAACATATTGGGGGGTGGGAAAGCCGCGAAGTCGTGGATGCCTACGCCCGCTATGCAAGCATTTGCTTTGAGTTGTTTGGAGATCGGGTAAAGAAATGGTTTACCCACAATGAACCGATTGTTCCGGTAGAAGGCGGGTATTTATATGATTTTCATTACCCGAACATCGTGGACTTCCGCCGCGCTGTACAAGTGGCGTACCATACGGTCATTGCCCATGCCAAAGCGGTTGCCGCCTTCCGCAAGGCAGCTATCCCGGGAGGACAGATTGGGATCATTTTGAATTTGACGCCGTCTTACCCGCGCAGCCAGCACCCAGCTGATGTGAAAGCCGCACATATCGCTGATTTGTTGTTTAACCGCAGCTTCTTAGATCCTGCGGTGAAAGGAGAGTACCCGCAAGATTTGATTGAGCTGTTGGATGAACATGGCTTTTTGCCTATGACGGAAGCCGGTGATCGCGAGCGGATCAAAGAAAATACGGTCGACTTGCTTGGCATCAACTATTATCAACCGCGGCGCGTCAAGGCAAAAGAGCATCTGCCCAATCCGGATGCCCCGTTTTTGCCGGAGCGATTTTTCGATTATTACGCTATGCCCGGGCGGAAAATGAACCCGTATCGCGGTTGGGAAATTTATGAAAAAGGCATTTATGATATTTTAATCAATCTCAAAGAAAACTACGGAAACATTGAGTGTTTTATTTCGGAAAACGGGATGGGCGTTGAAGGGGAAGAACGATTTCGGGATGAAAACGGCATGATTCATGACGACTACCGAATTGCATTCATTCGCGAACATTTACAATGGGTGCATCGTGCGCTTGAAGAAGGAGTCAATGTGAAAGGCTATCACCTTTGGACATTTATGGACAACTGGTCGTGGACCAACGCCTATAAAAACCGGTATGGGCTCGTCGCAGTGGATTTGGACAACGGCTTGAAACGGACGATCAAAAAAAGCGGCTATTGGTTTAAAACGGTCGCGGAAAACAACGGATTTTAA
- a CDS encoding PTS sugar transporter subunit IIB: protein MKRILLACSAGMSTSLLVTKMQEYVQSIGEEAEIWAVGQDQAKKEMEKADVVLIGPQMSFLKGELQKEAQKYGIQVDVIDMVAYGMADGKKVYEQALKLMGEK, encoded by the coding sequence GTGAAACGAATTTTATTAGCGTGCAGCGCCGGAATGTCAACGAGCTTATTGGTGACGAAAATGCAGGAATACGTCCAATCGATTGGTGAAGAAGCAGAGATTTGGGCGGTCGGTCAAGATCAAGCAAAGAAAGAAATGGAAAAAGCGGATGTCGTGTTGATTGGCCCGCAAATGAGCTTTTTAAAAGGAGAGTTGCAAAAAGAGGCGCAAAAATATGGGATTCAAGTGGACGTGATTGATATGGTGGCCTATGGGATGGCTGATGGAAAAAAAGTGTACGAACAAGCATTGAAATTAATGGGGGAAAAATGA
- a CDS encoding GntR family transcriptional regulator has protein sequence MTKYEKISNEIRRRIKEGLYFLDEPIPDEISLAEEFGCSRMTVKRALDVLVSEGLLYRKRGHGTFIVKSAMLNGLVNVVSNETLGLTRLLEGRKVTSHVITFEVLFPSDEVASHLCIDANTPVYHLIRLRNVDREPYVIERTYMPVHLIPGLNETVLHGSIYHYITYDLGLTIAGSHRKIRADKPNELDRQYLQCAPDDPVLELEQVGFLNNGEPFEYSFSRHRYDKFVFVTVSTRR, from the coding sequence ATGACAAAGTATGAGAAAATTTCAAACGAAATACGTAGACGAATTAAAGAAGGACTGTATTTCCTAGACGAGCCGATTCCGGATGAAATCTCGCTCGCTGAAGAGTTTGGCTGCAGCCGGATGACGGTAAAGCGGGCGCTTGATGTGCTCGTGTCCGAGGGACTGTTGTATCGAAAGCGCGGTCATGGCACATTTATTGTGAAGTCGGCGATGCTTAACGGACTGGTGAATGTGGTGAGCAACGAAACCCTCGGTTTGACGAGGTTATTGGAAGGACGAAAGGTGACAAGCCATGTGATCACCTTTGAAGTGTTGTTTCCATCTGATGAGGTAGCTTCTCATTTATGCATCGATGCGAACACACCAGTGTATCACTTAATCCGGTTACGGAATGTGGATAGAGAGCCGTACGTCATTGAGCGGACATATATGCCCGTCCATTTAATTCCAGGGTTGAATGAAACGGTGCTCCATGGTTCGATTTATCATTACATTACTTATGATCTCGGATTAACCATTGCCGGATCGCACCGAAAGATCCGAGCCGATAAACCGAACGAGCTTGATCGTCAATACTTGCAATGTGCACCCGACGATCCTGTGTTGGAATTGGAGCAGGTTGGGTTTTTAAACAATGGAGAGCCGTTTGAGTATTCGTTTTCCCGCCATCGGTATGATAAATTCGTATTTGTCACTGTTAGCACCCGTCGTTAG
- a CDS encoding NarK/NasA family nitrate transporter, with amino-acid sequence MKMKPFWRAGHAPTLLSSFLYFDISFMIWNLLGALGAFAAEQFALTPAEKGLMVAIPVLGGALLRIPMGMLADRWGGKRAGLLGMVITAVPLVWGWQFADRMADVYALGFLLGVGGASFAVALPLASRWYPKEYQGLVMGIAGAGNSGTVLATLFGPRLAEVYGWNAVFGWALLPLAVVFFLFAWLARDCPTAVKPIAIREYKAVLRRKESWAFCFFYSLSFGGFVGLTSYLGIFFFDEYGVSKVRAGDFVTAVVFAGSFVRPFGGYLADRIGGMKLLVLLFAAGAALLVAISTLPPLAAMFGLMIALFLCFGAANGALFQVIPTVFPKEIGLLTGIVGAAGGLGGFLLPNVLGLMKQWTNSYTYGFWMLAFALGAAIVLARRLHMRATAAVCLPQKANEQSG; translated from the coding sequence ATGAAGATGAAGCCGTTTTGGCGGGCGGGGCATGCTCCGACGCTGTTGTCGTCGTTTCTTTATTTCGATATCAGCTTTATGATCTGGAATTTGCTTGGTGCGCTTGGCGCGTTCGCCGCCGAGCAGTTTGCGCTCACGCCCGCGGAAAAAGGGTTGATGGTCGCCATTCCCGTGCTGGGCGGGGCGCTGTTGCGCATTCCGATGGGAATGCTCGCTGACCGTTGGGGTGGAAAGCGGGCTGGTCTGCTCGGCATGGTCATAACAGCTGTTCCACTCGTATGGGGGTGGCAGTTTGCGGATCGGATGGCTGATGTGTATGCGCTCGGTTTTTTATTGGGGGTAGGTGGCGCCAGTTTTGCTGTCGCCTTGCCGCTGGCGAGCCGTTGGTACCCGAAAGAATATCAAGGATTGGTCATGGGGATCGCTGGGGCGGGCAACAGCGGGACGGTGCTGGCGACGTTGTTTGGCCCGCGGCTCGCCGAAGTGTACGGCTGGAATGCGGTGTTTGGCTGGGCGCTGCTGCCGCTTGCAGTCGTCTTCTTCCTGTTCGCTTGGCTGGCGCGTGACTGCCCGACAGCAGTCAAACCGATTGCTATAAGGGAGTATAAAGCGGTGCTTCGCCGGAAAGAATCATGGGCGTTTTGCTTTTTTTACAGTTTATCGTTTGGAGGATTTGTCGGGTTAACGAGCTATCTCGGCATTTTCTTCTTTGATGAATACGGCGTCAGCAAAGTCAGAGCCGGCGACTTTGTCACGGCGGTCGTCTTCGCCGGCAGTTTCGTCCGCCCGTTTGGCGGCTACTTGGCCGACCGGATCGGCGGGATGAAGCTCCTAGTCCTTTTGTTTGCCGCTGGTGCGGCTTTGCTTGTTGCTATCAGCACGCTCCCGCCGCTTGCTGCGATGTTCGGGCTGATGATTGCTCTGTTTCTTTGCTTTGGGGCGGCCAACGGTGCTTTGTTTCAAGTTATTCCGACTGTATTTCCGAAAGAGATCGGACTGTTGACCGGCATCGTTGGCGCGGCCGGCGGGCTGGGCGGATTTTTGCTGCCGAACGTGCTCGGGCTGATGAAGCAATGGACGAATTCGTATACTTACGGGTTTTGGATGCTTGCCTTTGCGCTTGGTGCGGCGATCGTGTTGGCCCGTCGTCTGCACATGCGGGCAACGGCAGCCGTCTGTCTCCCGCAAAAAGCGAACGAACAATCCGGATGA
- a CDS encoding PTS lactose/cellobiose transporter subunit IIA, protein MEKVDINQLTNEQIAFHIILHSGNARSNIVQAIREYRSGQIEKAEQLIQEAEQELGVAHDVHFQLIQKEAGGNPTTITLLLMHAEDHVMSTLAMKEIVKEMLVLLKERNI, encoded by the coding sequence ATGGAAAAGGTGGACATAAATCAACTTACGAACGAACAAATTGCTTTTCATATTATTTTGCATAGCGGCAACGCTCGCAGTAACATTGTCCAAGCCATTCGCGAATATCGGTCAGGTCAAATCGAAAAAGCGGAACAACTCATCCAAGAAGCGGAACAAGAACTAGGTGTCGCGCACGATGTCCATTTTCAGCTTATCCAAAAGGAAGCGGGCGGAAATCCAACGACGATTACTTTGCTTCTCATGCATGCGGAGGATCATGTAATGTCGACGTTGGCGATGAAGGAGATCGTGAAAGAGATGCTTGTTTTGTTGAAGGAGCGGAATATATAA